The following are from one region of the Silene latifolia isolate original U9 population chromosome 9, ASM4854445v1, whole genome shotgun sequence genome:
- the LOC141600939 gene encoding uncharacterized protein LOC141600939: MALRDHNRPNHNDACNPINFGTLAPNNFEMHPAQVGLIEKDLFGGHIEEDAHAHLRRFKRKVSMMKKNGVSEDTLRMMLFPFSLTGKADRWLNVHPPDTFTIWDALAKAFLEKYYPSSKTAMLRNEIHTFQQEDGESLGEAWDRYQDLIASCPHHGIPDWYVTQTFFQTLLPRTKEMVNASAGGGFDHLGDEEGTTLIKKMVDSEANYGTRVNVLRRSKHPPEFLLNVETNAKLDMLTRKLEELSKKKQVNK, from the coding sequence ATGGCTTTACGCGATCATAACCGTCCAAACCATAATGATGCTTGTAACCCCATCAATTTTGGCACCTTGGCTCCAAACAATTTTGAGATGCACCCGGCTCAAGTTGGCCTAATTGAAAAAGACTTGTTTGGAGGACACATTGAAGAAGATGCTCATGCTCACCTAAGGAGGTTCAAGCGGAAAGTCTCTATGATGAAAAAGAATGGGGTATCCGAGGATACACTAAGGATGATGTTATTCCCATTTTCTCTAACGGGCAAGGCGGATCGTTGGTTGAATGTGCACCCTCCGGACACATTTACTATATGGGATGCTTTAGCCAAGGCGTTCCTAGAGAAGTATTATCCATCATCAAAGACCGCCATGCTCCGAAATGAGATCCACACTTTCCAACAAGAGGATGGAGAATCCTTAGGTGAGGCATGGGACCGGTATCAAGACCTCATTGCTAGTTGCCCTCACCATGGGATTCCGGATTGGTATGTCACCCAAACCTTCTTCCAAACTTTGTTGCCAAGAACAAAAGAAATGGTGAATGCCTCCGCGGGAGGGGGATTCGATCATTTGGGTGATGAAGAAGGAACTACTCTAATCAAGAAAATGGTGGACTCCGAGGCAAACTATGGCACAAGAGTGAATGTCTTGAGAAGAAGCAAGCACCCTCCCGAATTCTTACTGAATGTGGAGACTAATGCTAAGCTTGATATGCTCACCAGAAAGCTTGAAGAGTTGAGTAAGAAGAagcaagtgaacaagtga